Proteins encoded by one window of bacterium:
- a CDS encoding DUF255 domain-containing protein, which yields MAEVAGVRWNEWEPEALARAGAEGKLIFLDIGASWCHWCHVLDGTSLADPRVIRILNDDYVSIRVDTDRRPDINDRYNQGGWPTTAVLFPDGRLLTGATYLPPDALAGLLEKCRDFYRRDRDRVDDYLRNAGEPDADVAAERTEAPDAPRPEDLPLVKHAVLAQYDPAHPGFFREPKFPVAEILAFLRDAWIAEGNHEAGETLAAVLRRMAESELLDRVEGGFFRYATRRDWTVPHYEKMLADNAELLSLYASAHELTAEETFASAVRDILRFLLTKLYDPSTGAFFGSQDADEAYYPLPEEERSLRAAPSVDRTIYSEYNGKAVSGLVAAHRAFGAPAGGEGDSLLARAERLGRFLRERMTSPSAGMARYLASPGEEEKVPHRLLADHAAVSTAYLDLHDATGKEEYLRWAEEVLADAVSHLYRPEAAGFLDRLPEAGDFGVLSQPLFPFAPNARIASALLRCARATGREDLFRVGVRTLCGLSAEFDKRGAFAAPYGSALLLYTKGNPGKACLPGDPTCG from the coding sequence ATGGCGGAAGTCGCGGGAGTTCGCTGGAACGAGTGGGAGCCGGAGGCGCTGGCGAGGGCGGGAGCCGAGGGAAAGCTGATCTTCCTCGACATCGGCGCGTCCTGGTGCCACTGGTGCCACGTGCTGGACGGGACCTCCCTCGCCGACCCGCGGGTGATCCGCATCCTGAACGACGATTACGTCTCCATCCGGGTCGACACCGACCGGAGGCCCGACATCAACGACCGGTACAACCAGGGCGGGTGGCCCACGACGGCGGTGCTCTTTCCCGACGGCCGGCTCCTGACGGGCGCGACGTACCTTCCGCCGGACGCCCTGGCCGGGCTTCTCGAGAAGTGCCGGGACTTCTATCGGCGGGACCGTGATCGGGTCGACGACTACCTGCGGAATGCGGGGGAGCCCGACGCCGACGTCGCGGCGGAGCGAACCGAAGCTCCGGATGCGCCGCGGCCGGAAGACCTTCCGTTGGTAAAACACGCCGTCCTCGCGCAGTACGATCCGGCGCACCCGGGGTTCTTCCGGGAGCCGAAGTTCCCCGTCGCGGAGATCCTCGCTTTCCTCCGGGACGCGTGGATCGCCGAGGGGAACCACGAGGCGGGGGAAACGTTGGCGGCGGTGCTTCGGAGGATGGCGGAATCGGAACTTCTCGACAGGGTGGAAGGCGGTTTTTTCCGGTACGCCACCCGCAGGGACTGGACGGTCCCCCATTACGAGAAGATGCTGGCGGATAACGCGGAACTGCTTTCGCTGTACGCCTCCGCGCACGAGCTGACCGCAGAGGAGACGTTCGCCTCCGCCGTCCGCGACATCCTCCGGTTCCTGCTCACGAAGCTGTACGATCCCTCCACCGGCGCCTTCTTCGGAAGCCAGGACGCGGACGAGGCGTATTACCCCCTGCCGGAGGAGGAGCGGTCGCTCCGGGCGGCCCCGTCGGTGGATCGAACGATCTATTCCGAGTACAACGGGAAGGCCGTTTCCGGCCTCGTCGCGGCGCACCGCGCGTTCGGCGCTCCGGCCGGGGGAGAGGGGGACTCACTGTTGGCGCGGGCGGAACGGCTCGGCCGCTTTCTCCGGGAGCGGATGACCTCGCCTTCGGCGGGAATGGCGCGTTACCTTGCGTCCCCGGGGGAAGAAGAGAAGGTTCCCCATCGCCTGCTCGCCGATCACGCGGCCGTTTCCACCGCGTATCTCGACCTGCACGACGCCACCGGGAAGGAGGAGTACCTGCGGTGGGCGGAGGAGGTCCTTGCCGACGCCGTGTCGCACCTGTACCGGCCGGAGGCGGCCGGTTTCCTGGATCGACTCCCCGAGGCGGGGGATTTCGGCGTGCTTTCGCAGCCGCTCTTCCCGTTCGCCCCCAACGCCCGCATCGCATCCGCCCTGCTGCGCTGCGCGCGGGCGACGGGGAGGGAGGACCTGTTCCGCGTCGGGGTGAGGACGCTGTGCGGATTATCGGCGGAGTTCGACAAGCGCGGGGCGTTCGCGGCTCCGTACGGCAGCGCCCTCCTCCTCTACACGAAAGGCAACCCGGGAAAAGCGTGCCTCCCCGGCGACCCGACGTGCGGCTAA
- a CDS encoding undecaprenyl-diphosphate phosphatase → MTFLQSILLGLLQGATEFLPVSSSGHLLLAQRLFGIREPELAFDLLLHLGTLAAVLFFLRSEVASIVSSLFRRDSWAAPSAWGRRDLWLAIVASIPTGIIGVIFHKTVETSLTFGGVGARYLILTTLLLLTNLRFRHKEDPDRIDGWEAVAIGVIQGMAVFPGLSRSGSTIILALLLGIAPRRAAKFSFLISIPAILGGALFTLKKGVSVLPGVAPSVAGFLVALVIGYLSLLFVERIVVKGRFQRFAPYTACLAALCFYLQYYG, encoded by the coding sequence GTGACCTTCCTTCAGTCGATCCTCCTCGGACTGCTCCAGGGCGCGACCGAGTTCCTCCCCGTGAGCAGCTCGGGGCACCTGCTCCTCGCGCAGCGCCTCTTCGGGATCCGCGAGCCCGAGCTGGCGTTCGACCTGCTGCTCCACCTCGGGACGCTGGCCGCCGTCCTCTTCTTCCTGCGCTCCGAGGTCGCCTCGATCGTGTCGTCCCTGTTTCGCCGCGACTCGTGGGCGGCGCCGTCGGCGTGGGGACGCCGGGATCTCTGGCTGGCCATCGTCGCCTCGATCCCCACCGGCATCATCGGGGTGATCTTCCATAAGACCGTCGAGACGAGCCTCACCTTCGGCGGAGTCGGCGCGCGCTATCTCATCCTGACCACGCTGCTCCTCCTGACGAACCTGCGGTTCCGCCACAAGGAGGACCCCGACCGGATCGACGGGTGGGAGGCCGTGGCGATCGGCGTCATCCAGGGGATGGCGGTCTTCCCCGGGCTGTCCCGTTCCGGCTCGACCATCATCCTGGCCCTACTGCTGGGGATCGCTCCGCGCCGCGCGGCGAAGTTCTCCTTCCTCATCTCCATTCCCGCGATCCTCGGCGGGGCGCTCTTCACCCTGAAAAAAGGGGTCTCCGTACTGCCCGGCGTCGCCCCTTCCGTCGCGGGATTCCTCGTCGCCCTTGTCATCGGGTACCTCTCACTCCTGTTCGTCGAGCGCATCGTCGTGAAGGGACGCTTCCAGCGCTTCGCCCCGTACACCGCCTGCCTCGCGGCCCTCTGCTTCTACCTGCAGTATTACGGCTGA
- a CDS encoding phosphomannomutase/phosphoglucomutase, protein MAPINPLIFREYDVRGLVGRDLHRDAVVLLGKGYGTFVAADGVRTVALGRDCRLSSPGFRDAIAEGLLSTGMNVIDVGVCPTPLLYFAIHHFGADGGVMITGSHNPPEFNGFKLCVGTGTLYGERIQELRRVIERGAYREGKGEIVSREILPEYRKFVAGNLSIPRKLKVVVDAGNGTAGAVAPDLFREMGMEVIELFCDPDGRFPNHFPDPTVPENLRFLVEKVKATGADVGVGYDGDADRIGVVDEQGNVIYGDYLLILFAREILSRKPGASIISEVKSSQNLYEDIARHGGRPVMWKAGHSLIKAKMKEENAELAGEMSGHVFFRDRYLGFDDAIYASARLFEILAKEGRPLSALLSDLPPVVSTPEIRVDCPDEIKFRVVEEVARIVAPQAREVIDVDGIRALFDGGWGLVRASNTQPVLVLRFEGRDEAAVRRIRGVMEEAVERARAAVRA, encoded by the coding sequence ATGGCGCCGATCAATCCGCTGATCTTCCGCGAGTACGACGTCCGCGGCCTGGTGGGGAGGGACCTTCACCGGGACGCGGTCGTCCTGCTCGGGAAGGGGTACGGCACATTCGTGGCGGCGGACGGCGTCCGTACGGTCGCGCTCGGACGCGACTGTCGCCTTTCCTCGCCCGGGTTCCGGGATGCGATCGCGGAAGGGCTCCTCTCCACCGGGATGAACGTGATCGACGTGGGCGTCTGCCCGACGCCCCTCCTTTATTTCGCCATCCACCATTTCGGCGCCGACGGCGGCGTCATGATCACGGGGAGCCACAACCCCCCGGAGTTCAACGGGTTCAAACTGTGCGTCGGTACCGGGACGCTGTACGGGGAGCGGATCCAGGAACTGCGGCGCGTCATCGAGCGGGGCGCGTATCGGGAGGGGAAGGGGGAAATCGTCTCCCGGGAGATCCTTCCCGAGTACCGGAAGTTCGTCGCGGGGAACCTTTCGATCCCGCGGAAGCTCAAGGTGGTCGTGGACGCGGGAAACGGGACGGCCGGAGCGGTGGCCCCCGACCTGTTCCGGGAGATGGGGATGGAGGTGATCGAGCTGTTCTGCGATCCGGACGGCCGGTTCCCCAACCACTTTCCGGACCCCACGGTCCCCGAGAACCTCCGCTTCCTCGTGGAAAAAGTGAAGGCGACCGGGGCGGACGTCGGGGTAGGGTACGACGGCGATGCCGACCGGATCGGGGTGGTCGACGAACAGGGGAACGTGATCTACGGGGATTACCTGCTCATCCTGTTCGCGCGGGAGATCCTGTCGCGCAAGCCGGGGGCGTCGATCATTTCCGAAGTGAAGTCGTCGCAGAACCTCTACGAGGACATCGCGCGGCACGGCGGGCGTCCGGTGATGTGGAAGGCGGGGCACTCCCTCATCAAGGCGAAGATGAAGGAGGAAAACGCCGAGCTGGCGGGGGAGATGAGCGGGCACGTCTTCTTCCGGGATCGCTACCTGGGGTTCGACGACGCCATCTACGCATCCGCGCGCCTGTTCGAGATCCTCGCGAAGGAGGGACGCCCGTTGAGCGCCCTCCTGTCGGACCTGCCGCCCGTGGTGTCCACCCCCGAGATCCGCGTCGATTGCCCCGACGAGATCAAGTTCCGGGTGGTGGAGGAGGTGGCGCGGATCGTGGCGCCGCAGGCGCGGGAGGTGATCGACGTCGACGGGATCCGTGCCCTCTTCGACGGCGGGTGGGGGCTGGTCCGGGCCTCCAACACCCAGCCGGTGCTGGTGCTGCGGTTCGAAGGGAGGGACGAGGCGGCCGTGCGGCGGATCCGCGGCGTGATGGAGGAAGCCGTCGAGCGCGCCCGGGCGGCGGTCCGGGCGTGA
- a CDS encoding NAD-dependent malic enzyme codes for MTLSPSESYSITMRLEIQNKVGMLGKVTTAIGTAGGDIGAIDLSGHGKGTVIRDITARARGIEHAQEIINAMKLIAGVKVVNVSDRTFLMHLGGKIEVHNKIPVKTRNDLSMAYTPGVARVCMAISKDVKKSFSLTIRRNAVAVVSDGTAVLGLGDIGPEAAMPVMEGKAMLFKEFAGIDAWPICLNTKDPEEIIRVVKALEPTFGGINLEDISAPRCFEIEERLKAEMGIPVFHDDQHGTAVVVLASLLNSLKIVKKRIEDMKIVVAGVGAAGVACSKIIMNAGARNIIGVDRIGAIYKGRKQHMNFMKEWYAEHANPFNEKGKLADVIAGADMFIGLAGPGLITVDDLKKMAKDPIVFAMANPDPEIMPEEAAPYVRIMATGRSDYPNQINNVLCFPGIFRGALDSRATCINEEMKLAAAYAIASCVGKEELSEDYIIPSVFNRKVGPIVAKEVSRAAHRTKVARRTSKTYMEIHLD; via the coding sequence ATGACGCTTTCTCCAAGCGAAAGCTACAGCATCACGATGCGGTTGGAGATCCAGAACAAGGTCGGCATGCTCGGCAAAGTGACCACGGCGATCGGCACCGCCGGCGGCGACATCGGGGCGATCGACCTCTCCGGTCACGGGAAGGGAACGGTCATCCGGGACATCACCGCGCGGGCCCGGGGGATCGAGCACGCGCAGGAGATCATCAACGCCATGAAGTTGATCGCGGGGGTCAAGGTCGTGAACGTCTCCGACCGGACCTTCCTGATGCACCTCGGCGGAAAGATCGAGGTCCACAACAAGATCCCGGTGAAGACCCGGAACGACCTCTCCATGGCGTACACCCCGGGCGTCGCGCGGGTGTGCATGGCGATCTCGAAGGACGTGAAGAAGTCGTTCTCCCTGACGATCCGGAGGAACGCGGTGGCCGTCGTTTCGGACGGCACGGCCGTGCTGGGGCTTGGGGACATCGGCCCCGAGGCGGCGATGCCGGTCATGGAAGGGAAGGCGATGCTGTTCAAGGAGTTCGCCGGGATCGACGCCTGGCCGATCTGCCTCAACACGAAGGATCCCGAGGAGATCATCCGGGTCGTCAAGGCGCTCGAGCCCACCTTCGGCGGGATCAATCTCGAGGATATCTCCGCGCCGCGCTGCTTCGAGATCGAGGAGCGCCTGAAGGCCGAGATGGGGATCCCGGTCTTCCACGACGATCAGCACGGGACGGCGGTGGTCGTGCTGGCCTCGCTGCTGAACTCCCTGAAGATCGTCAAGAAGCGGATCGAGGACATGAAGATCGTGGTCGCGGGCGTCGGGGCCGCCGGGGTGGCGTGCAGCAAGATCATCATGAACGCCGGCGCGCGCAACATCATCGGGGTGGACCGGATCGGGGCGATCTACAAGGGGCGCAAGCAGCACATGAACTTCATGAAGGAGTGGTACGCGGAACATGCGAACCCGTTCAACGAGAAGGGGAAGCTTGCCGACGTGATCGCGGGGGCGGACATGTTCATCGGCCTGGCGGGCCCGGGGCTCATCACGGTCGACGACCTGAAGAAGATGGCGAAGGACCCGATCGTCTTCGCGATGGCGAACCCCGACCCGGAGATCATGCCCGAGGAGGCGGCGCCCTACGTGCGGATCATGGCGACGGGGCGCTCCGACTACCCGAACCAGATCAACAACGTCCTGTGCTTCCCGGGGATCTTCCGCGGGGCGCTCGATTCGCGGGCCACGTGCATCAACGAGGAGATGAAGCTCGCCGCGGCGTACGCGATCGCCTCGTGCGTCGGCAAGGAGGAGCTCTCCGAGGATTACATCATACCGTCGGTCTTCAACCGGAAGGTCGGCCCGATCGTAGCCAAGGAGGTCTCCCGCGCCGCGCACCGGACCAAGGTCGCCCGCCGCACCTCCAAGACCTACATGGAAATCCACCTCGACTGA
- a CDS encoding AMP-binding protein → MLIQDVLEHNARTHPSRVALVAGKEEVTYRELRDRVGGYAAVLRSGGIGKGDRVAILAQNSVLYLEALFAVTRAGAALVPLNHLLIGRELVAILEDADVKALLFTEEFRDRVGEIRPSLPGIGCFVRIDDPELPKQGEEDAPDPSPPVLETDIALVIYDGGISSRPRGVMLSHRNLLAASASSALELSLSRNDVFLSCAYLPFLGGTGRLLRFLYVGATIVLQPEFDPVEALRVIERRSVTRVLLTPTMMAQILAFPSAGKFNLSTLRTVLYGGAVIPLDLLKRAIRFFRCGLAQSHGQVESAGILTVLHEEDHSLDESTPYMRKLMSVGKEAIGVEVRVVDEDGLEIAPNKVGEIVARGPNIFEGYRNDPALTAKVLRDGWLRTGDVASIDEEGYIYIVDKKRDTLTVEGISISPREIENILCEHPSVKEAAVVPRPDYTMGEVPVAVLVLRGGTSVDPEEILDHCRRNMAPFKVPRAIEFVPALPRNAQGKVLKARLRDRQASRRPR, encoded by the coding sequence TTGCTCATCCAGGACGTCCTCGAGCACAATGCCCGCACCCATCCCTCCCGGGTCGCCCTCGTCGCGGGAAAAGAGGAAGTGACCTACCGGGAACTGCGCGACCGGGTCGGAGGCTACGCCGCCGTGCTCCGTTCGGGGGGGATCGGCAAGGGGGACCGCGTCGCGATCCTCGCGCAGAACTCCGTCCTCTACCTGGAGGCCCTTTTCGCGGTGACCCGGGCGGGCGCCGCCCTGGTTCCGCTGAACCACCTGCTGATCGGACGGGAACTGGTCGCCATCCTCGAGGACGCGGATGTGAAGGCGCTCCTGTTCACGGAGGAGTTCCGCGACCGGGTCGGGGAGATCCGTCCTTCCCTGCCGGGGATCGGCTGCTTCGTGCGCATCGACGACCCCGAACTGCCGAAGCAGGGGGAAGAGGACGCGCCGGACCCGTCTCCTCCCGTCCTCGAGACGGACATCGCGCTGGTGATCTACGACGGCGGAATATCGAGCCGTCCGCGGGGGGTGATGCTCTCCCACCGTAACCTGCTGGCCGCCTCCGCCTCTTCCGCGCTCGAGCTTTCCCTGTCGCGGAACGACGTCTTTCTTTCGTGCGCCTACCTCCCCTTCCTCGGCGGGACGGGACGGCTCCTGCGATTCCTCTACGTGGGGGCGACGATCGTCCTGCAGCCCGAGTTCGACCCGGTAGAGGCGCTGCGCGTGATCGAGCGCCGGTCCGTCACGCGGGTGCTCCTCACCCCGACGATGATGGCGCAGATCCTCGCCTTCCCATCCGCGGGGAAGTTCAACCTTTCCACCCTGAGGACCGTCCTGTACGGCGGCGCGGTGATCCCGCTGGACTTGCTCAAGCGCGCCATCCGGTTCTTCCGGTGCGGCCTCGCCCAGTCCCACGGCCAAGTGGAGTCCGCCGGCATCCTGACGGTCCTGCACGAGGAGGATCATTCGCTGGACGAGAGCACCCCCTACATGCGGAAGCTCATGTCCGTCGGAAAAGAGGCGATCGGTGTCGAGGTCCGGGTGGTCGACGAGGACGGCCTGGAGATCGCCCCGAACAAGGTGGGCGAGATCGTTGCCCGCGGGCCGAATATTTTCGAGGGGTACCGGAACGACCCGGCCCTCACCGCGAAGGTCCTGCGGGACGGCTGGCTCCGGACGGGGGACGTGGCCTCCATCGACGAGGAGGGGTACATCTACATCGTAGACAAGAAACGGGACACGCTGACGGTCGAGGGGATCTCGATCTCCCCGCGCGAGATCGAGAACATCCTTTGCGAGCACCCCTCCGTGAAGGAGGCCGCCGTGGTACCCCGGCCCGACTACACGATGGGCGAAGTGCCCGTGGCCGTGCTCGTGCTGCGGGGGGGGACTTCAGTAGACCCGGAGGAGATCCTGGACCACTGCCGGCGGAACATGGCCCCCTTCAAGGTACCGCGCGCGATCGAGTTCGTACCCGCCCTGCCGCGGAACGCCCAGGGGAAAGTGCTCAAGGCGCGGCTTCGCGACCGCCAGGCCTCCCGACGGCCCCGCTGA
- the amrA gene encoding AmmeMemoRadiSam system protein A, protein MTESAGAGSAAYLDESQRKGLLGIARRALEGYIGAGKIPPEEGARGKLAAPGAAFVTLTKNGRLRGCIGYTEAVAPLFKVVQECVVAAATEDPRFPPVSPKELPSLRVEISVLTPLFPIMPEEVEVGRHGLMVAQGRMRGLLLPQVPVEWGWDRETFLDQTCVKAGLPPSAWRHGATLRAFTAEVFGEEERKAT, encoded by the coding sequence ATGACGGAGTCCGCCGGGGCGGGATCCGCGGCGTACCTGGACGAGTCGCAGCGAAAAGGTCTTCTCGGAATCGCCCGCAGGGCGCTGGAAGGGTACATCGGTGCGGGGAAGATTCCGCCCGAGGAAGGGGCGCGGGGGAAGCTGGCCGCCCCCGGAGCCGCATTCGTCACTCTCACGAAGAACGGGCGGCTGCGCGGCTGCATCGGTTACACCGAGGCGGTTGCGCCGCTCTTCAAGGTGGTCCAGGAGTGCGTGGTGGCCGCGGCCACCGAGGATCCGCGCTTTCCCCCCGTCTCCCCGAAGGAACTCCCCTCACTGCGCGTCGAGATCTCCGTCCTCACCCCCCTGTTCCCCATCATGCCCGAAGAGGTCGAGGTCGGCAGGCACGGGCTGATGGTCGCGCAGGGGCGGATGCGGGGTCTGCTGCTCCCCCAGGTTCCCGTCGAGTGGGGCTGGGATCGGGAGACGTTCCTCGACCAGACGTGCGTGAAGGCCGGCCTGCCCCCGTCGGCGTGGCGGCACGGGGCGACGCTCCGGGCGTTTACCGCGGAAGTGTTCGGCGAGGAGGAGAGAAAGGCGACGTGA
- a CDS encoding HD domain-containing phosphohydrolase produces MGSATHTPEVTEAAAKIRVLVVDDEEFLRSIVRERLEIAGYSVEEASDGNEALAMLESNGPYNVLLTDIRMPVMDGITLLGEWGKRSPGTAGIVMSANAELDTAVHALKMGACDYITKPFNFDVLLITIENALRKKDLERQLNDYRTNLEKKVKEQTDIINSMYVRSIDAMIKALEAKDFYTRGHSQRVTLYSVAIAEELGMKGQELEDLYRASVLHDLGKIGVREAVLNKPGKLSEEEFAEIVRHPETAVRILEPIPFFRPLLPAILHHHERFDGKGYPSRLAGKNIPFASRIMTIADTFDAMTSTRAYRKALPVDEAIAEIRRCSGTQFDPDIVPAFLACQPKIVIPGDVNLPEGFDEAISSEYRPQPG; encoded by the coding sequence ATGGGCTCTGCAACCCACACCCCGGAAGTCACGGAAGCCGCCGCAAAGATTCGCGTCCTCGTGGTCGATGACGAAGAATTCCTCCGTTCCATCGTTCGGGAACGCCTTGAAATCGCGGGATATTCCGTTGAAGAGGCGTCCGACGGGAACGAGGCGCTGGCCATGCTCGAAAGCAACGGCCCGTACAACGTCCTCCTCACCGACATCCGGATGCCCGTCATGGACGGGATCACGCTTCTCGGCGAGTGGGGGAAGAGGTCCCCCGGGACCGCGGGCATCGTCATGTCCGCCAACGCCGAGCTCGACACCGCCGTCCACGCGCTCAAGATGGGGGCGTGCGACTACATCACGAAACCGTTCAACTTCGACGTCCTGCTGATCACCATCGAGAACGCGCTGCGCAAGAAGGATCTCGAGCGGCAGCTCAACGATTACCGTACGAACCTCGAAAAAAAGGTGAAAGAGCAGACCGACATCATCAATTCGATGTACGTCCGGTCCATCGACGCGATGATCAAGGCGCTCGAGGCGAAAGACTTCTACACCCGCGGACACTCGCAGCGTGTGACGCTCTACTCCGTGGCCATCGCCGAGGAACTGGGGATGAAGGGCCAGGAGCTGGAAGACCTTTACCGGGCGTCGGTGCTGCACGACCTCGGGAAGATCGGCGTCCGGGAAGCGGTCCTGAACAAGCCCGGGAAGCTCTCGGAAGAGGAGTTCGCGGAGATCGTCCGCCACCCCGAGACGGCCGTCCGGATCCTCGAACCGATCCCCTTCTTCCGCCCCCTGCTCCCCGCCATCCTCCACCACCACGAACGGTTCGACGGGAAGGGGTACCCCTCGCGTCTCGCGGGGAAAAACATCCCTTTCGCATCCCGCATCATGACGATCGCCGACACCTTCGACGCGATGACCTCCACCCGCGCGTACAGGAAGGCGCTCCCCGTCGACGAGGCGATCGCCGAGATCCGGCGCTGCTCCGGGACCCAGTTCGACCCCGACATCGTCCCCGCGTTCCTCGCCTGCCAGCCGAAGATCGTCATCCCCGGCGACGTGAACCTGCCGGAGGGATTCGATGAGGCGATTTCCTCGGAGTACCGGCCGCAACCTGGCTGA
- a CDS encoding DUF933 domain-containing protein — MDVGIFGNTGSGKSTLFRSLSGVAEGNAQGKSAGVCAIKVPDERVDRMAEIFRPKKVTYISMAFHDIDAGETDPLSPQALTELRSIEVLALVVRAFADDYHPAPPGGLDPAAEFRELSSAIVLSDYLVAQKRIERMTKEAKRDAEWTALHKAIAAFEREIPLRSVDLSVEEERVLSGFRFISRLPTLLILNVGEGEETAETHTDVTKEAEKAKVPLVRLCAKVEEEIAQLSPAEQADFLKEMGIARSARDQLVRGAFEATRYISFLTVGEDEVRAWNVREGSTAPTAAGKIHSDLEKGFIRAEVISSDDFLRCGSMAKAKTEGKLRLEGKEYVVKDGDIVHVRFNV, encoded by the coding sequence GTGGACGTTGGGATCTTCGGAAACACGGGATCGGGGAAGAGCACGCTGTTCCGTTCGCTTTCGGGCGTCGCGGAAGGAAACGCACAGGGGAAGAGCGCGGGGGTATGCGCCATCAAGGTCCCGGACGAGCGGGTCGACCGGATGGCGGAGATCTTCCGCCCGAAGAAGGTCACCTACATCTCGATGGCGTTCCACGACATCGACGCCGGGGAGACGGACCCCCTCTCCCCGCAGGCCTTGACGGAGCTTCGGAGCATCGAGGTCCTCGCGCTGGTCGTCCGGGCCTTCGCCGACGACTACCACCCGGCGCCTCCCGGCGGTCTCGACCCGGCGGCGGAATTCCGCGAACTCTCCTCCGCCATCGTCCTCTCCGATTACCTCGTCGCGCAGAAGCGGATCGAGCGGATGACGAAGGAGGCGAAGCGGGACGCGGAGTGGACCGCCCTGCACAAGGCGATCGCGGCGTTCGAGCGGGAGATTCCCCTTCGGAGCGTCGACCTGTCGGTCGAGGAGGAACGGGTCCTCTCGGGGTTCCGGTTCATTAGTCGCCTCCCGACGCTTCTGATCCTGAACGTCGGTGAAGGGGAGGAGACGGCGGAGACGCACACCGACGTGACGAAGGAGGCGGAGAAAGCGAAGGTTCCCCTGGTGCGCCTGTGCGCGAAGGTGGAGGAGGAGATCGCCCAGCTGTCGCCGGCCGAGCAGGCCGACTTCCTGAAGGAGATGGGAATCGCGCGGTCCGCCCGGGACCAGCTCGTTCGCGGCGCGTTCGAGGCGACGCGGTATATCTCCTTCCTGACGGTGGGGGAGGACGAGGTGCGCGCCTGGAACGTGCGGGAGGGGAGCACCGCCCCGACGGCGGCGGGGAAGATCCACTCCGACCTGGAAAAGGGGTTCATCCGGGCCGAGGTCATCTCCTCCGACGATTTCCTGCGGTGCGGGTCGATGGCGAAGGCCAAGACGGAAGGAAAGCTGCGGCTCGAGGGAAAGGAGTACGTCGTCAAGGACGGGGACATCGTGCACGTCCGGTTCAACGTATGA
- a CDS encoding PIG-L family deacetylase, with protein sequence MRKRILFLLAHPDDETFGTGGTIARYARAGAVVHLATATRGEAGMVGDPPVTDREHLGEVRAGELMAAAEILGIAQVHFLGFLDGQLASVPREQLVERAVELIRRVRPHVLVGFGPDGVSRHPDHKVMCEVALSAFDRSGDPTWYPGDGAPWAPLKLYQFEIAQEIFAGWDAPLSGVPRARLTTFIDTSEQVETKILAFHCHKTQAKDTRRLLERPGYREFARMETYVLARTRLPGLPLPEDDLLAGIPDE encoded by the coding sequence ATGCGGAAACGGATCCTGTTCCTGTTGGCGCACCCCGACGACGAGACGTTCGGCACCGGCGGGACGATCGCCCGGTATGCCCGTGCGGGGGCGGTTGTCCATCTGGCGACGGCGACCCGTGGGGAGGCCGGGATGGTCGGCGATCCCCCGGTGACCGACCGGGAACACCTCGGCGAGGTGCGCGCCGGGGAGCTGATGGCGGCGGCGGAGATCCTCGGGATCGCCCAGGTGCACTTCCTCGGGTTCCTCGACGGGCAGCTGGCGAGCGTGCCCCGGGAGCAACTGGTGGAGCGCGCCGTCGAGCTGATCCGACGGGTGCGCCCTCACGTCCTTGTGGGATTCGGCCCCGATGGGGTCTCGCGCCACCCCGATCACAAGGTCATGTGCGAGGTGGCCCTCTCCGCCTTCGACCGCTCCGGCGATCCGACGTGGTACCCCGGCGACGGCGCCCCCTGGGCGCCCCTCAAGCTGTATCAATTCGAGATCGCGCAGGAGATCTTCGCGGGGTGGGACGCCCCCCTTTCCGGGGTTCCGCGCGCGAGGCTCACTACCTTCATCGACACCTCGGAGCAGGTAGAGACGAAGATCCTCGCCTTCCATTGCCACAAGACCCAGGCGAAGGACACCCGGCGGCTCCTCGAGCGTCCCGGCTACCGGGAGTTCGCGCGGATGGAGACGTACGTCCTTGCCAGGACGCGGCTTCCCGGGCTACCCTTGCCCGAGGACGACCTGCTGGCGGGGATTCCGGACGAATAG